A stretch of Peteryoungia algae DNA encodes these proteins:
- a CDS encoding cytochrome b/b6 domain-containing protein, translating to MTSTVKVWDRPVRLFHWSLAGSVALCWLTADELHSLHEVAGYAAAGLIGLRLVLGLAGTRYARFSQFIRSPKRTLRYASDTLHHKEPRYLGHNPLGAAMVVALLMMVGGIALTGWMQTTDTYWGIEWVAQMHETLAKLLLVAIALHVAGVIHASFRHHENLVLAMITGRKRAPASGDVS from the coding sequence ATGACGTCGACTGTCAAGGTCTGGGATCGTCCGGTCAGGCTCTTTCACTGGAGCCTTGCGGGCAGTGTCGCCTTGTGCTGGTTGACGGCGGACGAGTTGCATAGCCTGCACGAAGTGGCAGGCTATGCAGCCGCCGGCCTGATTGGCCTGCGGCTCGTCCTCGGGTTGGCCGGTACGCGTTATGCCCGCTTCAGCCAGTTCATCCGTTCGCCGAAGCGCACGCTTCGCTACGCGAGCGACACACTGCACCACAAGGAGCCACGTTATCTCGGCCACAACCCGCTCGGGGCCGCCATGGTCGTCGCATTGCTGATGATGGTCGGTGGCATCGCGCTCACCGGCTGGATGCAGACGACCGACACCTATTGGGGCATTGAATGGGTCGCGCAGATGCATGAAACGCTGGCCAAACTGCTTCTGGTGGCGATTGCACTGCATGTCGCGGGCGTGATCCATGCCAGCTTCCGGCACCACGAGAACCTGGTGCTGGCCATGATCACCGGTCGCAAACGGGCGCCCGCCAGCGGCGATGTTTCCTGA
- a CDS encoding AGE family epimerase/isomerase: protein MSVQQLKRVFIEEILPTWSKSGFDETCGQFVEYLELDGSPQKAGEVRTRTVARQIYVHAHAAHLRVAPSASLAMAEHAFANLHRVAWVSGKRGGYARSFNRHTELITDPVRDLYDNACVLLALSWLLTATGKEIYRHQIDQTILAVDRTLIDPFGGWAEDSNGTLPRRQNPHMHYLEATLALCENNRTSGHMRSEGRAFALLRSHFLVGPNGPLHEFFGPQWELADRYGSDRLEPGHMCEWVWLTSRHDILAHSDNTKICRDLLSTALAVGRMDGSPFLVDAVSASKAISPSRRLWPQVEMLKAFMALHERLGLPGYCTEADDVASAILAAYMGGHRMAAGMTVWTLTKCRLPARSRPARYIISGRQSEIRSRISDQSAPYWKPKAVEHSARGHGANDRCRAASASSRPGK from the coding sequence ATGAGCGTCCAGCAACTGAAACGCGTCTTCATCGAGGAAATACTGCCGACGTGGAGCAAATCAGGCTTTGACGAGACTTGCGGGCAATTTGTCGAATATCTGGAGCTGGATGGTTCGCCCCAGAAGGCCGGTGAGGTCCGGACCCGAACGGTGGCCCGTCAGATCTATGTTCACGCCCATGCCGCCCATCTCCGTGTTGCCCCGTCAGCCTCGCTCGCCATGGCAGAGCATGCCTTTGCTAACCTGCACCGCGTCGCCTGGGTCAGCGGGAAGCGCGGCGGCTATGCGAGAAGCTTCAACCGCCATACCGAGCTCATCACCGATCCGGTTCGCGATCTCTACGACAATGCCTGCGTGCTGCTCGCGCTCTCCTGGTTGCTGACGGCCACCGGGAAGGAGATCTACAGACACCAGATCGACCAGACGATCCTCGCGGTCGACCGGACCCTGATCGATCCTTTCGGCGGCTGGGCCGAAGACAGCAATGGCACGCTTCCACGCCGCCAGAACCCGCATATGCACTACCTCGAAGCCACGCTGGCCTTATGCGAAAACAACCGGACCTCCGGGCATATGAGGTCCGAAGGCAGGGCCTTCGCTCTCCTGCGCTCGCATTTTCTCGTCGGACCGAATGGGCCACTGCATGAATTCTTCGGTCCTCAATGGGAGCTTGCCGACCGATACGGATCCGATCGTCTCGAGCCAGGCCATATGTGCGAGTGGGTCTGGCTGACAAGCCGTCACGATATCCTCGCCCACAGCGACAATACGAAGATATGCCGGGACCTGTTGTCGACCGCGCTTGCGGTCGGGCGCATGGACGGATCGCCCTTCCTGGTGGATGCCGTATCGGCAAGCAAGGCGATCAGCCCGTCACGGCGGCTTTGGCCTCAGGTAGAGATGCTCAAGGCATTCATGGCACTGCATGAGCGACTTGGCCTGCCGGGATATTGCACAGAGGCAGACGACGTGGCCTCTGCAATTCTCGCAGCCTATATGGGGGGGCACCGTATGGCTGCTGGCATGACTGTCTGGACCTTGACGAAATGCCGACTGCCCGCACGATCCCGGCCAGCTCGCTATATCATCTCTGGACGGCAGTCGGAGATCAGGTCGAGGATCTCAGACCAATCGGCTCCGTACTGGAAACCGAAAGCCGTTGAGCATTCCGCGCGGGGTCATGGCGCAAACGATCGCTGTCGAGCAGCTTCAGCATCATCCCGTCCCGGGAAATGA
- a CDS encoding phosphoethanolamine transferase, with the protein MRSEWLCILTAVYLLIFMNGTFWDKSSVFLKGDALALFALGTGLLAGFIALTVTFSAKYVIKPVLIVVLLASVGGAWFMDRFGVIIDGEMIRNAMETNQAEAGHLITSAFILHMVLFGLLPALFIVLVDIVHRPILKKVAVNLMIILSCLVVFGLAGLSNSGSFIFNIREHRDWFRTLNPVFPMASAAGYFIGESKEQAIIVQPLGADAKVADDLIAGRRKPRVTVVVVGETARAQNFQLGGYARETNPELSKRDIVYFNNTSSCGTATAVSVPCMFSVYGRNDYSHAKALATEDLVDVLSHAGIKTEWWDNNTGDKHVADRIKKTELFKSNDPRFCDGGECLDQILVDGLDAWLEKIDGDAVLVLHQLGNHGPAYYLRYPEAYRKFMPDCRSVDFDTCTPETIANAYDNALLYTDHILSEVIDKLGTHGDRLDTAMIYMSDHGESLGENGLYLHGAPYMFAPTQQTHVPFVLWMSPGLRQSSGIDTSCLASGADAPHSHDNLFHSVLGLMQVETEVRDPALDIFSACRTGASS; encoded by the coding sequence ATGCGCAGCGAGTGGCTGTGCATCCTCACCGCAGTCTATCTTCTCATCTTCATGAACGGGACGTTCTGGGACAAGTCCTCAGTCTTCCTGAAGGGCGATGCGCTGGCACTCTTCGCGCTTGGCACTGGACTGCTCGCGGGATTCATTGCGCTCACCGTCACCTTTTCGGCCAAGTACGTGATCAAGCCAGTGCTGATCGTGGTCCTCCTGGCAAGCGTCGGGGGAGCCTGGTTCATGGACCGGTTCGGCGTCATCATCGATGGCGAGATGATCCGCAACGCCATGGAGACCAATCAGGCGGAAGCCGGTCACCTCATCACTTCCGCCTTCATCCTTCACATGGTCCTGTTCGGCCTGCTCCCGGCGCTGTTCATCGTCCTGGTGGACATTGTGCATCGACCGATCCTGAAAAAGGTCGCCGTCAATCTGATGATCATCCTGTCTTGCCTTGTTGTCTTTGGTCTGGCGGGGCTCTCGAACAGCGGCAGCTTCATCTTCAACATTCGCGAGCATCGGGACTGGTTCCGCACCTTGAATCCCGTGTTCCCGATGGCAAGCGCCGCAGGGTACTTTATCGGCGAAAGCAAGGAGCAGGCCATCATCGTTCAGCCCCTCGGCGCCGATGCGAAGGTGGCAGACGATCTCATAGCCGGACGCCGCAAGCCGCGGGTGACCGTCGTTGTTGTCGGCGAGACCGCGCGAGCACAGAATTTCCAGCTTGGAGGCTACGCCCGCGAAACAAATCCCGAGCTATCGAAGCGAGACATCGTCTATTTCAACAATACGTCAAGCTGCGGAACGGCGACAGCCGTATCAGTGCCCTGCATGTTCTCAGTTTATGGGCGGAATGACTATTCCCACGCAAAAGCACTGGCGACCGAAGATCTCGTGGACGTCCTCAGCCACGCCGGGATCAAGACCGAATGGTGGGACAACAACACCGGCGACAAGCATGTTGCCGATCGGATCAAAAAGACCGAGTTGTTCAAGTCGAACGATCCGCGCTTTTGTGACGGAGGTGAGTGCCTTGATCAGATCCTTGTCGACGGGCTAGACGCCTGGCTGGAGAAGATCGATGGTGACGCGGTGCTGGTCTTGCATCAGCTCGGCAATCACGGCCCGGCTTACTACCTCCGCTACCCCGAAGCCTATCGCAAGTTCATGCCGGACTGCCGCTCCGTGGATTTCGACACCTGTACGCCGGAAACCATCGCCAACGCCTATGACAATGCCCTCCTCTATACCGACCACATTCTTTCTGAAGTGATCGACAAGCTCGGTACACACGGCGACCGGCTGGACACGGCGATGATCTACATGTCCGACCACGGGGAATCACTGGGCGAAAACGGTCTTTACCTGCATGGAGCGCCATACATGTTCGCTCCGACGCAGCAGACCCATGTGCCTTTCGTCCTCTGGATGTCGCCCGGCCTGCGGCAGTCCTCCGGGATCGACACCTCTTGCCTTGCGTCGGGTGCAGACGCGCCGCACTCCCACGACAATCTGTTTCACAGTGTTCTCGGCCTGATGCAGGTGGAGACGGAGGTTCGGGATCCCGCGCTGGATATCTTCTCGGCCTGCCGGACGGGAGCATCCTCATGA
- a CDS encoding response regulator transcription factor — protein MRVLLVEDDEMLGDAVKTHVDRQGHAVDWAHSCNEAEASLEVATYDLMLLDLRLPDGSGLDILKALRARRNEMPVIIMTAHDQVSDRIAGLNAGADDYLVKPVDLGELQARIHAVSRRYGTHKLPDLTIGGIAIYPSERRLTAENGEEILLSSREWAVLDRLIARKRAIVSKAQIEEALYAFGAEVESNTVEVYVSRLRRKLGREAIETVRGVGYRISADAI, from the coding sequence ATGCGCGTACTCCTGGTGGAAGACGATGAGATGCTGGGCGATGCTGTAAAGACGCATGTGGACCGTCAGGGCCATGCCGTGGATTGGGCGCATTCGTGCAACGAGGCCGAGGCGAGCCTCGAGGTCGCCACCTATGATCTCATGCTTCTTGATTTGCGGCTGCCGGATGGGAGCGGGCTCGATATCCTCAAGGCTCTCCGCGCCCGTCGCAACGAGATGCCCGTCATCATCATGACGGCACACGACCAGGTGTCTGACCGGATCGCCGGATTGAATGCCGGTGCAGACGATTACCTTGTAAAACCTGTCGATCTCGGCGAATTGCAGGCGCGCATACACGCCGTGTCGCGGCGCTACGGGACACACAAGCTGCCTGATCTCACCATCGGCGGCATCGCGATCTATCCTTCCGAACGACGGCTAACCGCTGAAAACGGCGAGGAGATCCTGCTTTCCTCACGCGAATGGGCCGTGCTCGACCGGTTGATTGCGCGCAAGCGCGCCATCGTGTCCAAGGCACAGATCGAAGAAGCGCTTTATGCCTTCGGGGCGGAGGTTGAGAGCAACACCGTCGAGGTCTATGTCAGCCGCCTGCGCCGAAAGCTGGGCAGAGAAGCCATCGAGACCGTGCGCGGTGTCGGCTACAGGATTTCTGCCGATGCGATTTGA
- a CDS encoding DUF1488 family protein, with translation MTLAFPNPTRAYDETRGLIRFIGHDGLNQVLFLLPVVLFDRDGATNRRKEHDYLLAFDRLRDRILATARQAYQSRRRHTIELDLSAFGSSLQSAT, from the coding sequence ATGACCCTTGCCTTTCCCAATCCGACGCGTGCCTACGACGAGACCCGCGGTCTCATCCGTTTCATCGGACACGACGGCCTGAATCAGGTTCTGTTTCTGTTGCCTGTCGTACTCTTTGATCGTGACGGGGCGACAAACCGTCGGAAGGAACATGATTATCTTCTGGCATTCGATCGCCTGCGGGACCGCATCCTTGCGACAGCGAGGCAAGCCTATCAGTCCCGACGACGACATACGATCGAACTCGATCTCAGTGCATTCGGGTCGTCCCTCCAGTCGGCGACCTGA
- a CDS encoding glycosyltransferase family 4 protein yields the protein MSRPTRIAFIGNSLPRQCGIATFTGDLAQALLDAAEPVQTSIVAVTDANQNYTYPRDVIFEIREDEVEDYMTAARVLNEGRFDVVSLQHEFGIFGGDAGEHILALLENLRIPLVTTCHTILAEPTPSQHRVLQKVAAHSSRVVVMAEKGRTLLTEVYGVAPQKIEVITHGIPDRPFHDPDLAKIGRGYDGRPVILTFGLLSPNKGIEVVIDAMPSILKQTPEALYIVLGATHPTLLRQQGEAYRDSLRQRTERLGVDHAVQFLNRFVDLPTLLDFIAMCDVYVTPYLDEAQMTSGTLSYSFGMGSAVVSTPYWHACDLLGNDRGVLVPFGDAPATAKAIATLLGDDEARMAMRKGAYEAGRAMIWSHVATLYLDCMAKARTAYRPKLVSDLISLRIKRPPQQAALKLGHLHTMCDDTGIIQHAVFSVPDRSHGYCVDDNARALLLSSLLSAAGETGIADRMTASFAAFVEHAWNPDTDRFRNFMSYDRRWLEDEGSEDSHGRTLWALGACALSDTDAPRRRWASALFARAMSATLDFRSPRAWAFTLLGLNDYCAANPQDSRARMLRIRLAENLMDLEQGVSKGGRRWFEAGLSYENARLSQALIITGLSTKVAAFVETGVATLEWLMTQQTGDKGHFRPVGTDGFFEVGQSPKPFDQQPVEATATVAACLAAHEATLDKRWIEAAHMAFDWFTGSNDHGVSLVDTETGSCRDGLHADRPNENRGAESVLCYLISCVELGRVNQMLRPVMPRVGARQVS from the coding sequence ATGAGCAGACCAACCCGTATCGCCTTCATCGGCAATTCTCTTCCCCGGCAATGCGGCATCGCCACCTTTACGGGTGATCTCGCCCAGGCGCTCCTCGACGCCGCCGAGCCCGTGCAGACGAGCATCGTCGCAGTAACGGATGCCAATCAGAATTACACCTACCCTCGGGATGTGATCTTCGAGATCCGTGAGGATGAAGTCGAAGACTATATGACGGCCGCGCGGGTCCTGAATGAAGGTCGGTTCGATGTGGTTTCGCTGCAGCACGAATTCGGCATTTTCGGCGGTGACGCTGGCGAGCACATCCTCGCGCTTCTGGAAAACCTGAGAATTCCGCTGGTTACGACCTGCCACACGATCCTCGCCGAACCGACGCCGTCTCAGCATCGCGTTCTGCAAAAGGTCGCAGCCCATTCTAGCCGCGTCGTTGTCATGGCCGAAAAGGGGCGCACCCTGCTGACGGAAGTCTATGGCGTGGCCCCCCAGAAGATCGAAGTCATTACCCATGGCATACCCGATAGACCCTTTCACGATCCGGACCTGGCCAAGATCGGACGGGGTTACGATGGACGGCCGGTCATATTGACCTTTGGCCTTCTCTCTCCCAACAAGGGCATCGAGGTGGTGATCGACGCCATGCCGTCGATCCTGAAGCAGACCCCCGAGGCCCTGTACATCGTTCTCGGCGCAACGCATCCGACGCTTCTGCGCCAGCAGGGCGAGGCCTACCGCGACAGTTTGCGCCAGCGCACCGAGCGGCTGGGCGTCGATCATGCGGTGCAGTTTCTCAATCGTTTCGTCGATCTGCCAACGCTTCTCGACTTCATCGCCATGTGCGACGTCTATGTGACGCCCTATCTCGATGAGGCGCAGATGACATCGGGAACGCTCTCCTACAGTTTTGGTATGGGAAGTGCCGTGGTTTCGACGCCCTATTGGCACGCCTGCGATCTCTTGGGCAACGACCGCGGCGTTCTGGTTCCTTTTGGCGATGCGCCGGCGACGGCGAAGGCAATCGCTACCTTGCTCGGCGATGACGAGGCCCGGATGGCGATGCGCAAGGGGGCCTATGAGGCTGGTCGCGCGATGATCTGGTCGCACGTCGCCACCCTTTATCTCGACTGCATGGCAAAGGCGCGAACCGCCTATCGGCCCAAACTCGTCAGCGACCTGATATCGTTAAGGATCAAGCGCCCGCCGCAGCAGGCGGCCCTGAAGCTCGGCCACTTGCACACAATGTGCGATGACACGGGCATCATCCAGCATGCGGTCTTCTCGGTGCCGGACAGGTCGCATGGCTACTGCGTCGATGACAATGCGCGCGCCCTGCTTCTGTCCTCGCTCCTCTCGGCCGCCGGTGAAACGGGCATAGCGGATCGCATGACGGCCTCCTTTGCAGCCTTCGTCGAACACGCCTGGAACCCGGACACAGACCGGTTCCGAAACTTCATGAGCTACGACCGCCGATGGCTCGAAGACGAGGGTTCGGAAGATAGTCATGGGCGAACGCTTTGGGCGCTTGGCGCCTGCGCCCTGTCCGATACCGATGCGCCCCGCCGTCGATGGGCGAGTGCCCTTTTCGCCCGCGCCATGTCGGCCACGCTCGACTTCCGTTCACCTCGGGCCTGGGCCTTCACACTTCTCGGCCTCAACGATTACTGTGCGGCCAATCCGCAGGATTCCCGCGCACGGATGCTGCGCATCCGGCTCGCTGAGAACTTGATGGATCTGGAGCAAGGTGTGTCGAAAGGCGGGCGTCGCTGGTTCGAGGCGGGCCTGTCCTATGAAAATGCCCGCCTGAGCCAGGCTTTGATCATAACGGGCCTATCGACCAAGGTGGCGGCTTTCGTTGAGACGGGCGTTGCGACGCTTGAATGGCTGATGACCCAACAGACGGGAGATAAAGGCCATTTTCGTCCCGTCGGCACCGATGGCTTCTTCGAGGTCGGACAGTCACCCAAGCCCTTCGACCAACAGCCGGTTGAGGCAACGGCAACCGTGGCCGCCTGTCTTGCTGCTCATGAAGCGACTTTAGACAAGCGCTGGATCGAGGCCGCGCACATGGCCTTCGACTGGTTCACGGGCAGCAATGATCACGGCGTTTCCCTCGTAGACACGGAAACGGGCAGTTGCCGCGACGGCCTGCATGCGGATCGCCCCAATGAGAACCGGGGTGCCGAATCCGTGCTCTGCTACTTGATATCCTGCGTGGAGCTCGGTCGCGTCAACCAGATGCTGCGGCCCGTCATGCCAAGGGTCGGCGCTCGGCAAGTGTCATGA
- a CDS encoding glycoside hydrolase family 130 protein, with translation MPQSSLLNRQALYLKPDPTRVIVRPFKPSTEPRHLNPRDKTRANEIVDRVLSLDPTSTANQLRDILANFDGRHRNLLRQFELRADAMEDAFIHHQQFSQQQRQLVGAYFMNEYSFESAALFNPSIVPHPDQSGIGEGSRRVILSLRAVGEGHISSLTFRCGVIDAEGAVTIDAPTQMAMLPDIHASDGLAPAGCIGLSFKSESDLSERVIFPVTEAQSNGIEDARFVAFEDEGKTIYFATYTAYSGSSIRSELLETEDFLNFTLTPLRGPAARNKGMALFPRRIDGRYAMIARQDSENLFLLYSDDLLHWDEGQLLQKPEFAWQFVQIGNCGSPVEIDEGWLLFTHGVGPMRRYAIGVTLLDKHDPSIILSRTVEPLLQPESTEREGYVPNVVYSCGAMRHGDLIALPYAVSDTYSNFTTIKISRLLETMHPIGEAL, from the coding sequence TTGCCCCAGTCCAGCCTCCTCAATCGGCAGGCCCTCTATCTGAAGCCGGATCCGACACGCGTCATCGTGCGCCCGTTCAAGCCATCGACCGAACCTCGGCATCTCAATCCGCGCGACAAGACCCGGGCGAATGAAATCGTCGATCGCGTTCTCTCTCTGGACCCGACTTCGACCGCCAATCAGTTGCGCGACATTCTTGCCAATTTCGACGGCCGGCATCGCAATCTGCTGCGACAGTTCGAGTTGCGGGCGGACGCGATGGAGGATGCCTTTATCCACCATCAACAGTTCAGCCAGCAGCAGAGGCAGTTGGTCGGGGCCTATTTCATGAACGAATATTCGTTCGAGTCCGCCGCCCTGTTCAATCCGAGCATCGTGCCCCATCCCGACCAGTCCGGCATTGGCGAGGGCAGCCGCCGGGTGATCCTCAGTCTGAGGGCTGTGGGCGAGGGGCACATCTCCTCGCTCACCTTCCGCTGCGGCGTAATCGACGCCGAAGGGGCCGTCACCATCGATGCGCCGACACAAATGGCGATGTTGCCGGACATCCATGCCAGTGACGGACTGGCACCTGCCGGCTGCATCGGGCTCAGTTTCAAAAGCGAAAGCGATCTCAGCGAGCGGGTCATCTTTCCGGTGACCGAGGCGCAATCGAACGGCATCGAGGATGCGCGTTTCGTCGCTTTCGAGGACGAAGGCAAGACGATCTACTTTGCCACCTATACTGCCTATAGCGGTTCCTCGATCCGCTCGGAGCTCCTGGAAACGGAAGATTTCCTCAACTTCACCCTTACGCCGCTGCGAGGACCCGCCGCCCGCAACAAGGGCATGGCACTCTTTCCCCGCCGCATCGACGGCCGCTATGCGATGATCGCCCGGCAGGACAGTGAAAATCTCTTCCTGCTCTATTCCGACGATCTGCTTCATTGGGATGAGGGGCAACTCCTGCAGAAGCCGGAATTCGCCTGGCAGTTCGTCCAGATAGGGAATTGTGGCTCGCCTGTTGAAATCGACGAGGGATGGCTGCTGTTCACGCATGGCGTGGGGCCCATGCGGCGCTATGCAATCGGGGTGACGCTGCTCGACAAGCATGACCCGAGCATCATCCTATCGCGGACGGTCGAGCCGCTGCTGCAGCCCGAATCGACAGAGCGCGAGGGCTATGTGCCAAACGTCGTCTATTCCTGCGGCGCAATGCGGCACGGCGATCTGATCGCGCTGCCATATGCCGTCTCGGATACCTATTCCAACTTCACCACGATCAAGATCAGCAGGCTTCTGGAGACGATGCATCCCATCGGGGAAGCCTTGTGA
- a CDS encoding PepSY domain-containing protein produces the protein MRKIIIALSLAAAFGGTALASEKCNVAMADWKPREVLQARLEGEGWKVRSIKTEDGCYEAYAINAKGEKVEAYFNPQTLESVDMKAED, from the coding sequence ATGCGAAAGATCATCATCGCTCTCAGCCTTGCAGCAGCATTCGGCGGCACCGCTCTTGCCTCGGAAAAATGCAACGTCGCCATGGCCGACTGGAAGCCGCGTGAGGTCCTGCAGGCCAGGCTCGAAGGCGAAGGTTGGAAGGTCCGCTCGATCAAGACCGAAGATGGTTGCTACGAAGCCTATGCCATCAACGCGAAGGGGGAGAAGGTCGAAGCCTATTTCAACCCGCAGACTCTCGAGTCCGTCGACATGAAGGCCGAGGACTGA
- a CDS encoding diacylglycerol kinase, whose product MTHHTENAPPKQAGLAHFWSAAGYSAGGLIRLAKEAAFRHEVLAGAGLLVAYGVMNVAAAIRLSAAVLFLLLIAMEAVNTAIEEIIDRISPEVSATGKHAKDLGSLAVFCLILANSMLLVYALSVHLAT is encoded by the coding sequence ATGACGCATCACACCGAAAATGCTCCGCCGAAGCAGGCGGGCCTTGCCCATTTTTGGTCCGCTGCCGGCTATTCGGCCGGCGGCCTGATACGGCTGGCGAAGGAGGCCGCCTTCCGCCATGAGGTCTTGGCGGGCGCAGGGCTGTTGGTCGCCTATGGTGTGATGAATGTGGCGGCTGCGATCCGGTTGTCTGCGGCGGTGCTCTTCCTCCTTCTCATCGCCATGGAGGCGGTCAACACGGCAATCGAGGAAATCATCGACCGTATCTCGCCTGAAGTGTCGGCGACCGGCAAGCATGCCAAGGATCTCGGCTCTCTTGCCGTCTTCTGCCTCATCCTCGCCAATTCCATGCTGCTTGTGTACGCGCTCTCGGTTCATCTTGCGACGTGA
- a CDS encoding sensor histidine kinase — MRFETRSLAGRLVWSLSILLAVFWMIAVGLSIHVMRAEFDEVFDSALQETTERLAPLVVDDYFRRDAGSMPNRVGALTPGTTDEYLTYQVRDAAGRVLMHSHNVGKEPYPAPLTPGFWSGDDRRIFTIATISDTLFIQVADSLAHRREATLESALTLLLPILLLLPLGMFATRWIVVRATSPVSALREAISARDGNNLEPIDLNGLPTEIATIPGSVNTLLARLKHAIQAERDLAANSAHELRTPLAGALAQMELLSQQVTEPQDRSRSERVLEALRRLSAMLEKLLQLSRAEAGIGFASTPVDLVALVKLLVESFRRSRPAVTIIMEPSPGLSELMRAVDPDAFAIAFNNLLENAAHYGTDGQPITVAVTTDGRITVTNAVSAPLAPDLNVYRTRFKRGQTSKPGSGLGLAIVDKLMAQMNGTMTLRSAALQTGHTGFECELSFPGTG, encoded by the coding sequence ATGCGATTTGAGACCCGGAGCCTTGCCGGACGCCTCGTCTGGTCCCTGTCGATCCTGCTTGCCGTCTTCTGGATGATCGCAGTCGGGCTGTCCATCCATGTGATGCGCGCGGAATTCGACGAAGTCTTCGACAGCGCGCTGCAGGAAACCACTGAACGCCTCGCGCCACTGGTGGTCGACGACTATTTTCGTCGGGATGCCGGCTCCATGCCAAACCGGGTCGGCGCACTCACTCCGGGCACAACCGACGAATACCTGACCTATCAGGTGCGCGATGCCGCAGGGCGCGTGCTCATGCATTCGCACAATGTCGGGAAGGAGCCGTATCCCGCGCCGCTCACTCCTGGCTTCTGGAGCGGTGATGACAGGCGGATCTTCACCATCGCGACCATCAGCGACACGCTGTTCATACAGGTGGCGGATTCGCTCGCGCATCGCCGCGAGGCCACACTCGAAAGCGCCTTGACGCTTCTCTTGCCGATCCTGCTGCTTCTGCCGCTCGGCATGTTCGCGACCCGCTGGATCGTGGTGCGTGCCACGTCTCCTGTCTCCGCATTGCGCGAGGCCATCAGCGCACGAGACGGCAACAATCTCGAACCGATCGATCTCAACGGTCTGCCGACAGAGATCGCAACGATTCCCGGTTCGGTGAACACTTTGCTCGCCCGCCTGAAACACGCAATACAGGCCGAACGAGACCTTGCAGCCAACAGCGCCCATGAACTGCGCACGCCACTTGCCGGGGCACTTGCCCAGATGGAGTTGCTCTCCCAACAGGTAACCGAGCCACAGGACAGGTCTCGATCGGAGCGGGTGCTCGAAGCGCTGCGTCGTTTATCTGCGATGCTCGAGAAGCTGTTGCAGCTGTCGCGCGCGGAAGCCGGCATAGGATTTGCCAGTACACCGGTCGACCTGGTCGCCCTCGTCAAATTGCTTGTCGAGAGCTTCAGGCGCTCTCGCCCGGCGGTGACAATCATCATGGAGCCGTCACCGGGCCTATCGGAGCTCATGCGAGCGGTCGACCCTGACGCCTTCGCGATCGCCTTCAACAACCTTCTGGAAAACGCGGCCCACTATGGGACTGACGGACAGCCGATCACGGTCGCCGTGACGACGGATGGGCGCATCACCGTGACCAATGCCGTTTCCGCCCCCCTCGCTCCCGACCTGAATGTCTACCGGACGCGTTTCAAACGCGGCCAGACCAGCAAACCGGGATCGGGTCTTGGCCTTGCAATCGTAGACAAACTCATGGCGCAGATGAACGGCACGATGACCTTGCGGAGCGCGGCATTGCAGACCGGGCACACCGGCTTCGAATGCGAGCTCTCATTTCCCGGGACGGGATGA